Proteins found in one Saccharopolyspora phatthalungensis genomic segment:
- a CDS encoding methyltransferase, whose amino-acid sequence MPISRTKLDSLRARIEQDDTLRAVDELRELAAELNSGDSAATARVRAWSAVLGADARTVMVALPLDAGGRDAAIAALLVGARVVLADATAHPARTLAELERTGADHAVLDSARLARLAAEPAVPLTDLAALRRILHVGGPAAFDAVETVHLTSDPSGVVGVAGADREIGAGLIAAIESVAVDGLTQEHTAEFVARFDEAVLAAMLHTLQAHGVLTDPAVSHTTSEVLTAAGVSPRHHAVVERWLTALTERGVLGSDGDRTRGTAPIDRTVVDAAWDAAHRLWTGRLGGAEVMAYFRLNADRLPQLLSGAEQAALLLFPEGRTDIADALYRDTATARYLNTAVGAAMRVLAGGPTPPRVLEVGAGTGATSEVVLADLAESGVDGVDYLFTDVSPFFLDGAQKRFAAYDFVRYGVYDIDRDNREQDFVPASVDVLIAAGALNNARDADATLRRLHELLVPGGWLLLIEPTREYLEILISQAFMMTAAEDARLRSGTTFLSRQQWHEALEKAGFTVVHTTPGGEHPLAPLSQYLFTAQR is encoded by the coding sequence GTGCCAATCAGTCGAACGAAACTTGATTCTCTGCGCGCCCGAATCGAACAGGACGACACCTTGCGTGCCGTCGATGAATTGCGGGAACTGGCCGCCGAACTGAATTCCGGCGACTCGGCGGCGACCGCACGTGTCCGAGCCTGGAGCGCGGTGCTCGGCGCGGACGCGCGGACCGTCATGGTCGCCCTGCCGCTGGACGCGGGCGGCCGGGACGCCGCGATCGCCGCGCTTCTCGTCGGCGCCAGGGTCGTGCTGGCCGACGCGACCGCGCACCCGGCACGCACGCTGGCCGAGCTGGAGCGAACCGGCGCCGACCATGCCGTGCTGGATTCGGCCCGGCTCGCGCGCCTGGCCGCCGAACCGGCCGTGCCGCTGACCGATCTCGCGGCCCTGCGCCGCATCCTGCACGTCGGAGGCCCGGCCGCATTCGATGCCGTGGAGACCGTCCACCTGACCAGCGACCCGAGCGGCGTGGTCGGGGTTGCCGGGGCTGACCGGGAGATCGGGGCCGGTCTGATCGCCGCTATCGAATCGGTCGCGGTGGACGGGCTCACCCAGGAGCACACCGCGGAGTTCGTCGCCCGCTTCGACGAGGCCGTGCTCGCCGCGATGCTGCATACCTTGCAGGCACACGGTGTTCTCACTGATCCGGCGGTGTCGCACACAACCTCGGAAGTGCTTACCGCGGCCGGGGTTTCGCCGCGCCACCACGCCGTGGTCGAACGCTGGCTCACCGCGCTCACCGAACGAGGTGTGCTCGGTAGCGACGGCGACCGGACGCGTGGCACTGCGCCGATCGACCGGACGGTCGTTGACGCCGCGTGGGACGCGGCGCATCGGCTGTGGACCGGCCGACTCGGCGGCGCGGAGGTCATGGCGTACTTCCGGCTCAACGCGGACCGGCTGCCCCAGCTGCTGTCCGGCGCGGAGCAAGCCGCGCTGTTGCTTTTCCCAGAGGGACGCACCGACATCGCGGATGCGCTGTACCGGGACACCGCGACCGCCCGCTACCTCAACACGGCGGTCGGCGCGGCGATGCGGGTGCTGGCCGGTGGGCCTACGCCACCGCGAGTGCTGGAGGTCGGCGCCGGCACCGGAGCGACCAGCGAGGTGGTGCTGGCCGACCTCGCGGAGTCCGGAGTGGACGGTGTTGACTACCTCTTCACCGACGTGTCGCCGTTCTTCCTCGACGGCGCCCAGAAACGTTTCGCCGCCTACGATTTCGTTCGCTACGGCGTCTATGACATCGACCGGGACAACCGCGAGCAGGACTTCGTGCCCGCTAGCGTCGATGTCCTCATCGCCGCGGGTGCGCTCAACAACGCGCGCGACGCCGACGCCACGCTGCGCCGACTCCACGAACTGCTCGTACCCGGCGGCTGGCTGCTGCTGATCGAGCCGACCCGGGAGTACTTGGAGATCCTGATCTCCCAGGCATTCATGATGACCGCAGCGGAAGACGCCCGGCTGCGGTCGGGCACCACGTTCCTGTCCCGGCAGCAGTGGCACGAGGCACTGGAAAAAGCGGGCTTCACCGTGGTGCACACCACGCCCGGTGGCGAGCACCCGTTGGCTCCGCTGTCGCAGTACCTGTTCACCGCGCAGCGCTGA
- a CDS encoding non-ribosomal peptide synthetase, giving the protein MTSQQTHSPAHLVATLTESGVKLWAENDRLRYRAPKGVLTAELLAALKADKDAVLDLLRSDQVELVRDDAGRFEPFPLTDVQSAYLLGRSDAFGSGGVACHVYVEVSYPELDPDRLTAAWNRLIARHDMLRAVISADGYQRVLPEVPHYPVPVTDLRGADSGTVEAALESVRAELGHHVYDPAAWPLFDLRATRTDANAVLHVSLDFLIADWASIALLLGELAALHAEPDHELPELEVRFRDYLLTELRQRETGRYQRDLDYWTARLDTLPPAPDLPVAPHDQRPSFTRKQLRLDEDSWAEFTRRTQERGLTPSSAVLSAYAAVIARWSRTARFCLNLTVLNRLPLHPQVADVVGDFTSVNLLEVDWTAGRTFAERTRAVGDRLFDDLDHRLYSGVEVIRELARRRGRESALMPIVFTSAIGIGGDRAGTGATAGRFDGYGITQTPQVYIDCQAMDDEGGLRINWDVRDGVFPDGLVDDMFAAFEDLLRRLATSAGAWEAEHVVALPGWQAEQRHRVNDTAGAPPDFLLHQPVFDQARRTPDRLAVVDRRGATTYRELAGRAAAVADALRTGGISPGDRVAVVMDKGVEQVAAVLGVLLAGGVYLPIDTHQPPLRRAAILRDAGVRHVLTQSWVDETDEVEGVTRTCVDTLDPIEPWQVPDGDPDAPAYVIYTSGSTGKPKGVVIGHRAAANTIVDVNARFGVTAEDRVLGVANLGFDLSVYDIFGPLSLGGALVLPDPDRRADPSHWAELIAKHGVTLWNSVPALLQMLLAYLGAEPAGALSSLRLALLSGDWIPTTLPAQAQARLPRLELVGLGGATEAAIWSNFHRIDGVPEGWHSIPYGKPLTNQGFRVLDESYQDCPVWTPGELFITGAGLAQGYLGDPETTAHRFFTHPVDGQRLYRTGDIARYRPGGDLEFLGREDTQVKVRGHRVELGEIEAALLEHPAVAAAGVVFAEGTLFGVVECARTEPVPLDPRFARLVTDAAGDSPERAVAAVAYRAAMSAGRPLRILELSPVDGLADVLAGLDADHRRGTLDVDLDYRVQGYEPNTFDVVISRSAHDALVELLAPGGWLVVLASAGSADAELTLPGVTASRVKTDRAVVTEPELVSFLRERLPEHMVPSGVQVVDALPLTGNGKVDRRTLSGWRPTSGGNSAAPEPPADALEEALAARWAEALRLPAIGRTDDFFAKGADSLIMARTAGRLREELPEAAPVPFDTLLRHMLNEPTVAALAAFLRAAAAPAEVVTSGSNAALVPFSTGDGPVRVLFHAGLGTMECFRPLAAELVAQDLGPVLGIAIADTDVYRAIPPADVVGRLADDYTERLLAAGHTRFQLVGYCLGGMFATEVARRLGERGVELDDLVLVSSHLVAFDIEDDLMFETLFVPNLGISLDQVGFGELDPQAVARAFPALVRENGGRVPEGALARLDGAPGAVYAQLGSLSQEERFARYAETASRVAGQQMPPELALGMFRVFKHSFQSARFVPPPYFGDMRFLVPTGPSTFAPGLTEQMLSFWRDVCLGEFTVSEVDGDHFSCMNQPIVGQVADRIARPLRGGAR; this is encoded by the coding sequence GTGACCAGCCAGCAGACGCATTCCCCCGCCCACCTCGTGGCCACCCTGACCGAGTCGGGGGTGAAACTGTGGGCCGAGAACGACCGCCTGCGTTACCGCGCCCCGAAGGGGGTGCTCACCGCCGAGTTGCTGGCGGCGCTGAAAGCCGACAAGGACGCCGTGCTCGACCTGCTGCGCAGCGATCAGGTCGAGCTGGTACGCGACGATGCGGGCCGCTTCGAACCGTTCCCGCTCACCGACGTGCAGTCCGCCTACCTGCTCGGCCGCAGCGACGCCTTCGGTTCCGGCGGCGTCGCCTGCCATGTCTACGTCGAGGTGAGCTACCCCGAACTCGACCCCGACCGCCTGACCGCGGCGTGGAATCGGCTGATCGCCCGGCACGACATGCTGCGCGCGGTCATCTCCGCCGACGGCTATCAGCGGGTATTGCCCGAGGTGCCGCACTACCCGGTGCCGGTCACCGACCTGCGCGGCGCGGATTCCGGCACCGTCGAGGCGGCGCTGGAGTCCGTGCGCGCCGAACTCGGCCACCACGTCTACGACCCGGCCGCCTGGCCGCTGTTCGACCTGCGCGCCACTCGCACCGACGCCAACGCCGTGCTGCACGTCTCGCTGGACTTCCTCATCGCGGACTGGGCGAGCATCGCGCTCCTCCTCGGGGAGTTGGCGGCCCTGCACGCCGAACCCGACCACGAACTGCCCGAACTCGAAGTACGGTTCCGCGACTATCTGCTCACCGAGTTGCGGCAGCGGGAGACCGGCCGCTACCAGCGCGACCTCGACTACTGGACCGCCCGGCTGGACACGCTTCCCCCGGCACCGGACCTGCCCGTCGCCCCCCACGACCAGCGGCCCTCGTTCACCCGCAAGCAGCTGCGGCTGGACGAGGACAGCTGGGCCGAGTTCACCCGGCGCACTCAGGAACGGGGCCTGACTCCCTCGTCGGCGGTGCTGTCGGCCTATGCCGCCGTGATCGCCCGGTGGTCGCGCACCGCGCGGTTCTGCCTGAACCTGACCGTGCTCAACCGGCTTCCGCTGCATCCCCAGGTGGCCGACGTGGTCGGCGACTTCACGTCGGTGAACCTACTGGAGGTCGACTGGACCGCGGGCCGGACGTTCGCCGAGCGGACCCGCGCGGTCGGCGACCGGCTTTTCGACGACCTCGATCACCGGTTGTACTCGGGCGTCGAGGTGATCCGCGAGCTCGCGCGCCGGCGCGGCCGCGAGTCGGCACTGATGCCGATCGTGTTCACCAGCGCCATCGGCATCGGCGGCGACCGAGCAGGCACAGGTGCCACCGCCGGTCGTTTCGACGGATACGGCATCACCCAGACCCCGCAGGTGTACATCGACTGCCAGGCCATGGATGACGAAGGGGGCCTGCGGATCAACTGGGACGTTCGCGACGGCGTCTTCCCGGACGGGCTGGTGGACGACATGTTCGCCGCGTTCGAGGATCTGCTGCGCCGCCTCGCCACGAGCGCTGGGGCTTGGGAGGCCGAGCACGTCGTCGCGCTGCCCGGCTGGCAGGCCGAGCAACGTCACCGAGTCAACGACACCGCCGGAGCGCCGCCGGATTTCCTCCTGCACCAGCCGGTTTTCGACCAAGCACGCCGCACCCCGGACCGCCTCGCGGTCGTCGACCGCCGGGGCGCGACGACCTACCGCGAGCTGGCCGGCCGCGCCGCCGCCGTCGCCGACGCGTTGCGGACCGGCGGGATCTCCCCCGGTGACCGGGTCGCGGTCGTGATGGACAAGGGCGTCGAGCAGGTCGCCGCCGTGCTCGGGGTTTTGCTCGCCGGCGGCGTCTACCTGCCGATCGACACGCACCAGCCGCCGCTTCGCCGCGCCGCCATCCTCCGCGACGCCGGGGTGCGGCACGTGCTCACGCAGTCCTGGGTCGACGAGACCGACGAGGTCGAGGGCGTCACTCGCACCTGCGTGGACACACTCGACCCGATCGAGCCGTGGCAGGTACCCGACGGCGATCCGGATGCTCCCGCGTACGTGATCTACACCTCCGGTTCGACGGGCAAACCCAAAGGCGTTGTCATCGGCCACCGCGCGGCCGCCAACACAATCGTCGACGTCAACGCCCGGTTCGGCGTCACGGCCGAGGACCGTGTCCTCGGCGTCGCCAACCTCGGCTTCGATTTGTCGGTCTATGACATCTTCGGCCCGCTCTCGCTCGGTGGCGCGCTGGTGCTGCCCGATCCCGACCGGCGTGCCGACCCGTCCCACTGGGCCGAGCTGATCGCCAAACATGGTGTGACGCTGTGGAATTCGGTGCCCGCGCTGCTACAGATGCTGCTGGCATACCTCGGCGCGGAGCCCGCGGGTGCGCTGTCCTCGTTGCGGCTGGCGCTGCTGTCCGGGGACTGGATTCCCACCACGCTGCCGGCGCAGGCCCAGGCGCGACTGCCGCGCCTGGAGTTGGTGGGGCTCGGCGGTGCCACCGAGGCAGCCATCTGGTCGAACTTCCACCGCATCGACGGCGTTCCCGAGGGCTGGCACAGCATCCCCTACGGCAAGCCGCTCACGAATCAGGGCTTCCGGGTACTCGATGAGTCCTATCAGGACTGTCCGGTGTGGACTCCCGGAGAGTTGTTCATCACCGGGGCCGGGCTGGCGCAGGGCTACCTCGGCGACCCGGAGACCACCGCACACCGGTTCTTCACCCATCCCGTCGACGGGCAGCGGCTGTACCGCACCGGCGACATCGCGCGGTATCGGCCGGGCGGCGACTTGGAGTTCCTCGGCCGCGAGGACACCCAGGTGAAGGTGCGCGGACACCGCGTCGAGCTGGGCGAGATCGAGGCCGCCCTGCTGGAGCACCCGGCCGTGGCCGCCGCCGGGGTGGTGTTCGCGGAAGGCACGCTGTTCGGGGTCGTGGAATGCGCCCGCACCGAGCCGGTCCCGCTCGACCCGCGATTCGCCCGCCTGGTGACCGATGCCGCGGGAGATTCGCCGGAGCGCGCCGTGGCCGCCGTGGCGTACCGGGCCGCCATGAGCGCCGGGCGGCCGTTGCGGATATTGGAACTTTCCCCGGTCGACGGGCTGGCGGACGTGCTGGCCGGGCTCGATGCCGACCACCGTCGGGGCACTCTCGACGTCGACCTGGACTACCGGGTGCAGGGCTACGAGCCCAACACATTCGATGTCGTCATCTCGCGGAGCGCCCACGACGCGCTGGTGGAGCTGTTGGCGCCGGGGGGTTGGCTCGTGGTGCTCGCCTCGGCCGGCTCGGCCGATGCCGAGCTGACGCTGCCCGGCGTGACCGCCTCCAGGGTCAAGACCGATCGCGCGGTGGTGACCGAGCCGGAACTGGTGTCGTTCTTGCGTGAGCGGCTGCCCGAGCACATGGTGCCGTCCGGGGTGCAGGTCGTCGACGCCCTGCCGCTGACCGGAAACGGCAAGGTCGACCGCCGCACCCTGAGCGGCTGGCGGCCCACCTCCGGCGGGAATTCCGCCGCCCCGGAACCTCCGGCCGACGCGCTGGAGGAAGCCCTCGCGGCGCGGTGGGCGGAGGCGCTGCGCCTGCCGGCGATCGGCCGGACGGATGACTTCTTCGCCAAGGGGGCCGACTCGCTGATCATGGCCAGGACCGCCGGCCGACTACGGGAAGAACTCCCGGAGGCCGCGCCGGTGCCGTTCGACACCCTGCTGCGCCACATGCTGAACGAACCGACCGTCGCCGCGCTCGCCGCGTTCTTGCGCGCCGCGGCGGCGCCAGCGGAAGTTGTCACCAGCGGCAGCAACGCCGCACTCGTGCCGTTCAGCACCGGCGATGGCCCGGTGCGGGTGCTGTTCCACGCGGGGCTGGGCACCATGGAGTGCTTCCGGCCGCTGGCCGCCGAACTGGTCGCGCAGGACCTCGGCCCGGTGCTGGGCATCGCCATCGCCGACACCGACGTCTACCGCGCCATCCCGCCGGCAGACGTCGTGGGCCGCCTCGCCGACGACTACACCGAGCGCTTGCTCGCCGCCGGACACACCCGGTTCCAGCTCGTCGGCTACTGCCTCGGCGGCATGTTCGCCACCGAGGTCGCCCGTAGGCTCGGCGAACGCGGTGTCGAGCTCGACGACCTGGTTCTGGTCAGCAGCCACCTGGTGGCGTTCGACATCGAGGACGACCTGATGTTCGAGACGCTGTTCGTGCCCAACCTCGGCATCTCGCTGGACCAGGTCGGCTTCGGCGAGCTCGATCCGCAGGCGGTCGCGCGGGCTTTCCCCGCGCTGGTACG
- a CDS encoding VOC family protein, protein MLRCSHVLSRVEDIHKIVRDFTELGFSVTWGSAPEKARNALIWFAEGPFLEFFEFPTALRPLRWPVAARFGLGMGDRLAKWAAPGSGWRDLALETDDTDLTATRDRLAATGLPMSRIFRNTRTRPDGERVRYQMSAPRPAALPFVVSSYDPPQRPRRTEHPNGATGISAVHYGIRPQHRAHYDRLIGPDPWLRPRASPVTGVLTVELDGLAGPLDPELTNGVALVPTRPTIEEPQP, encoded by the coding sequence ATGTTGAGATGCAGTCATGTCCTGAGCCGAGTCGAGGATATCCACAAAATTGTGCGCGACTTCACCGAACTCGGTTTCTCGGTGACCTGGGGAAGCGCCCCGGAGAAGGCGCGCAATGCCCTGATTTGGTTTGCCGAGGGACCATTTCTTGAGTTTTTTGAATTTCCCACGGCGCTGCGTCCGCTGCGCTGGCCGGTCGCGGCGCGCTTCGGCCTGGGCATGGGCGACCGGCTCGCGAAGTGGGCCGCGCCCGGCTCCGGCTGGCGTGATCTCGCCCTGGAGACCGACGACACCGATCTCACCGCGACCCGGGACCGCCTCGCCGCCACCGGACTGCCCATGTCGCGGATCTTCCGCAACACCCGCACCCGGCCGGACGGCGAGCGCGTCCGCTACCAGATGAGCGCGCCGCGGCCCGCCGCGCTGCCGTTCGTCGTGTCGTCCTACGACCCACCGCAACGCCCGCGACGGACCGAGCATCCCAACGGCGCCACCGGGATCTCGGCCGTCCACTATGGAATACGACCGCAGCATCGCGCCCACTACGACCGGCTGATCGGCCCCGATCCGTGGCTGCGCCCGCGTGCCTCGCCCGTCACCGGCGTGCTCACCGTGGAGCTCGATGGTCTGGCCGGTCCGCTCGACCCCGAGCTGACCAACGGCGTCGCGCTCGTCCCCACCCGTCCGACCATCGAGGAGCCCCAGCCGTGA
- a CDS encoding saccharopine dehydrogenase NADP-binding domain-containing protein, with protein MIALLGASGAVGGHVLAGLRARGLDVRTGSRQSGVDIRDDRSLAAFIDGARLVINCAGPSHDTAARVARAAVRVGADYVDAGGDSDDAMVDAGDRTVLFAAGASPGLSGLLPRWLAGGFDEVRSLTAYSGVLDRFTWAGAEDFLSGTTEPGAAWREGRRRSGALSREHDVLLPYFERPVVALPFLDRENEATARQLSLVDGQWYSVVENGHLLRALDRASGLPRERAVAAIRDAAALDVAGRSPHAILLIQLDGVRDRAPFTRTVAVRADSVAALTAAVTVAAAVAVLSGEVPPGANRAGEVLPASVVENIAGSGLTVSDASIAELAPAEEGVL; from the coding sequence GTGATCGCCTTGCTGGGGGCGTCGGGCGCGGTCGGAGGGCACGTGCTCGCCGGGCTGCGCGCACGCGGGCTGGACGTGCGAACCGGTAGCCGACAGTCCGGAGTGGACATACGCGACGACCGGTCGCTGGCCGCATTCATCGACGGGGCGCGGCTGGTGATCAATTGCGCGGGCCCGTCCCACGACACGGCGGCACGGGTGGCCCGAGCCGCCGTCCGGGTCGGCGCGGACTACGTCGACGCCGGCGGCGACAGCGACGACGCCATGGTGGACGCAGGCGATCGGACCGTCTTGTTCGCCGCGGGGGCCTCGCCCGGCCTGTCCGGACTGCTGCCGCGCTGGCTCGCCGGAGGGTTCGACGAGGTCCGCTCGCTCACTGCCTACTCCGGGGTGCTCGACCGGTTCACCTGGGCGGGCGCGGAGGACTTTCTGAGCGGTACCACCGAACCGGGTGCCGCGTGGCGCGAGGGGCGACGGCGCTCGGGGGCGCTGAGCCGTGAGCACGACGTCCTGTTGCCCTACTTCGAGCGCCCGGTGGTCGCGTTGCCGTTCCTGGACCGGGAGAACGAGGCGACCGCACGCCAACTGTCCCTTGTGGATGGTCAGTGGTACAGCGTGGTCGAAAACGGCCACCTGCTCAGGGCACTCGACCGTGCTAGTGGCCTGCCGCGCGAGCGAGCGGTGGCCGCGATCCGCGACGCCGCCGCGCTGGATGTCGCCGGGCGCAGCCCGCACGCCATCCTGCTGATTCAACTGGACGGCGTGCGGGACCGGGCTCCCTTCACCCGGACCGTCGCCGTGCGGGCCGATTCGGTGGCGGCCCTGACGGCCGCGGTGACCGTGGCTGCGGCGGTCGCGGTGCTCTCCGGCGAGGTCCCGCCGGGGGCGAACCGGGCGGGCGAGGTGCTGCCCGCATCGGTGGTGGAGAACATCGCGGGAAGTGGCCTGACGGTCAGCGATGCCTCGATCGCCGAGCTGGCCCCGGCCGAGGAGGGAGTGCTGTGA
- a CDS encoding Gfo/Idh/MocA family oxidoreductase, translated as MSRLRVLVCGTTFGQSYLAALARLPDEFELAGVLGRGSGRSADTARRAGVPLYTDVGELPDDIDMACVIVRSSLMGGPGSELARTLLARGIHVLQEQPVHHDDLAESLKVARAHGVRMRMGDLYPQLPAVRVFADAARELAARQRPVYIDAACAVQVSLPLLHTLGEALGTVRPWRFASGGASGPFTVVTGEIGGVPLVLRVQNEIAPEDPDNHMHLLHRVTIGFDGGGLTLHDAHGPVSFTPRLHIPDSVRTAFDFTAPEAGHLTRPATSVLDGPPPTQWEFLRDVLPSAIGRDLLDLRAAVIGLAGASRPEQYHLTLCRMWRDLTTELGYATLLTGQEHRPVAVPGPGDA; from the coding sequence GTGAGCCGCCTGCGGGTGCTGGTGTGCGGCACCACGTTCGGTCAGTCCTATCTGGCCGCGCTAGCCCGGCTGCCCGACGAGTTCGAGCTCGCCGGGGTGCTGGGGCGTGGGAGCGGACGGTCGGCGGACACGGCGCGCCGCGCGGGCGTGCCCCTCTACACCGATGTCGGCGAACTACCCGACGACATCGACATGGCCTGCGTCATCGTGCGGTCGTCGTTGATGGGCGGCCCGGGCAGCGAACTCGCCCGCACCCTGCTCGCCCGGGGCATCCACGTGTTGCAAGAGCAACCGGTGCACCACGACGACCTCGCCGAAAGCCTCAAGGTGGCTCGCGCTCATGGCGTGCGGATGCGGATGGGCGACCTGTACCCACAGCTTCCCGCGGTGCGTGTTTTCGCCGACGCAGCCCGGGAACTGGCGGCCCGGCAACGACCGGTCTACATCGACGCCGCGTGCGCGGTGCAGGTGTCGCTGCCCTTGCTGCACACGCTGGGCGAGGCGCTTGGCACGGTGCGGCCGTGGCGGTTCGCCTCGGGCGGGGCGAGCGGCCCGTTCACCGTCGTCACCGGCGAGATCGGCGGAGTTCCACTCGTGCTGCGGGTGCAGAACGAGATCGCGCCGGAGGACCCGGACAACCACATGCATCTGCTGCACCGGGTGACGATCGGCTTCGACGGAGGCGGCCTCACCCTGCATGACGCGCACGGGCCGGTGTCCTTCACGCCGCGGCTGCACATCCCGGACTCGGTGCGCACCGCGTTCGACTTCACCGCGCCGGAGGCCGGGCATCTCACGCGACCGGCCACATCGGTGCTGGACGGGCCGCCGCCGACGCAGTGGGAGTTCCTGCGGGATGTGCTGCCCTCGGCGATCGGGCGGGACCTGCTGGATCTTCGTGCGGCCGTGATCGGGCTCGCCGGTGCGTCCCGGCCGGAGCAGTACCACCTGACGCTGTGCCGGATGTGGCGGGATCTCACGACCGAACTCGGCTACGCCACGCTGCTGACCGGGCAGGAGCATCGCCCGGTAGCCGTTCCGGGACCGGGCGATGCGTGA